Proteins from a single region of Dyadobacter fanqingshengii:
- the mnmA gene encoding tRNA 2-thiouridine(34) synthase MnmA — protein sequence MSKHGRILVAMSGGIDSSLAAVMLHEQGYEVIGMTMKTWDYASSGGSKKETGCCSLDSINDARNIAVELGFPHYILDIRAEFGDYVIDHFTGEYLEGRTPNPCVLCNTHIKWDALLKRADRLDCEHIATGHYANMQFHDGRHYVSKGIDSWKDQSYVLWGVSQESLARTKLPLGYLHKSEIREMARERGFIDLVNKSESYEICFVPDNDYRGFLKRRIPGLEAEVAGGNFVFEDGTIVGKHEGYPFYTVGQRKGLGIALGKPAFVTEIRKDTNEVVLGDLPDLFRDGMYVSKLNLQKYASLEKPLETVTKVRYKHDGTPAIIEQIEPDKIVAKFHDGVNGIAPGQAAVFYEGDDVVGGGWIMKSFRQ from the coding sequence ATGAGCAAACACGGACGCATTTTAGTCGCCATGAGTGGCGGCATCGACAGCTCGCTTGCAGCTGTTATGTTACACGAACAAGGTTATGAGGTCATTGGGATGACCATGAAAACCTGGGATTATGCCAGCAGCGGTGGCTCCAAAAAAGAAACCGGATGCTGCTCTCTCGACTCCATCAACGACGCCCGAAATATCGCGGTTGAACTAGGATTTCCCCATTACATTCTGGATATACGCGCCGAATTCGGCGATTACGTTATCGACCACTTTACAGGAGAATATCTGGAAGGCCGCACGCCTAACCCATGCGTTTTGTGCAACACGCACATCAAGTGGGATGCGCTTTTGAAACGTGCTGACCGTTTGGATTGCGAACATATCGCAACCGGACATTATGCCAATATGCAGTTCCATGACGGTCGTCATTATGTCTCCAAAGGCATTGACAGCTGGAAAGATCAAAGTTATGTTTTGTGGGGTGTGTCGCAGGAAAGTCTTGCGCGAACCAAACTGCCATTAGGCTATTTGCATAAATCTGAAATCCGTGAAATGGCGCGGGAAAGGGGCTTTATTGATCTGGTTAACAAATCAGAAAGCTATGAAATCTGCTTCGTGCCGGATAATGATTACCGGGGATTTTTGAAAAGGAGAATCCCAGGTCTGGAAGCGGAAGTTGCTGGCGGGAATTTCGTTTTTGAAGACGGCACGATCGTTGGAAAACACGAAGGTTATCCGTTCTATACAGTAGGTCAACGCAAAGGATTGGGCATTGCATTAGGCAAACCGGCTTTCGTGACTGAGATCAGAAAGGATACAAACGAGGTTGTCCTAGGCGATTTGCCTGATCTTTTCCGGGACGGAATGTATGTGAGCAAATTAAACCTCCAAAAATACGCTTCACTGGAAAAGCCTTTGGAAACAGTAACCAAAGTGCGATACAAACACGACGGAACACCCGCAATCATCGAGCAAATCGAACCTGATAAAATCGTCGCTAAATTCCACGACGGCGTCAACGGCATCGCGCCCGGACAAGCAGCTGTTTTCTATGAAGGAGATGATGTTGTGGGTGGCGGCTGGATTATGAAGAGTTTCCGGCAGTAG
- a CDS encoding LPD3 domain-containing protein — translation MDLKSLRRIAKDRLKDDLVMKGEGIYRQELGAEIKLSMTGVKECINQPFCLYVDKLNLLIKGLEEALATAKHLGYTDYQTHPKPHVLGYHYFETEIGGKTAYFNVQVTVQKQYFLYSITERLHWDPNI, via the coding sequence ATGGATTTAAAGTCCCTTCGCCGAATTGCTAAGGACCGTTTAAAGGATGATTTGGTAATGAAAGGGGAAGGTATTTATCGTCAAGAGCTCGGAGCGGAAATAAAATTAAGTATGACTGGTGTGAAAGAATGCATTAACCAGCCGTTCTGTTTGTACGTCGATAAACTCAATTTACTGATCAAAGGACTTGAAGAAGCATTGGCGACAGCAAAGCATCTTGGTTACACCGATTATCAGACGCATCCTAAACCGCACGTATTAGGATACCATTATTTTGAAACAGAAATAGGCGGAAAGACCGCCTATTTTAATGTTCAGGTAACTGTTCAAAAGCAGTACTTTCTCTATTCAATTACCGAAAGGCTACATTGGGACCCAAATATATAA
- the rlmB gene encoding 23S rRNA (guanosine(2251)-2'-O)-methyltransferase RlmB — protein MEKRQYTVRKPAPRQSQADMVFGTQSVLETLRSGKEIERLFIQREFGLAEIEKLAKELGVPFQRVPVEKLNRVTRKNHQGVIAFVSPIQYMPLHNVLTQVYEEGKTPLLLLLDRITDVRNFGAIARTAECAGVQALIVPTKGGAQINADAMKTSSGALNFLPVCREPNLYETLQYLRNSGLQIIACTEKTEKSLYEIDFSIPTVIIMGSEEDGISKEFIQLADSGARIPLSGQVESLNVSVASSIVLYEAVRQRIKI, from the coding sequence ATGGAGAAACGGCAGTATACGGTAAGAAAACCCGCCCCAAGACAGTCCCAGGCCGACATGGTTTTTGGTACGCAGTCTGTACTTGAAACCCTTCGTTCGGGAAAAGAAATAGAACGATTATTCATTCAGAGAGAGTTCGGACTTGCTGAAATTGAGAAACTTGCGAAGGAATTAGGCGTTCCTTTTCAGCGCGTTCCTGTTGAAAAACTCAACCGCGTAACACGGAAAAATCACCAGGGCGTTATCGCTTTCGTATCTCCGATCCAGTATATGCCCCTCCATAATGTGCTCACGCAGGTTTATGAGGAAGGCAAAACACCCTTACTGCTTCTTTTGGACAGAATCACCGACGTAAGAAACTTCGGAGCCATCGCAAGAACAGCAGAATGTGCTGGCGTACAAGCGCTTATCGTGCCAACAAAAGGTGGCGCTCAGATCAATGCGGATGCAATGAAAACCTCATCCGGCGCACTGAACTTCCTGCCCGTTTGCCGCGAACCAAACCTGTACGAAACATTGCAATATCTCCGCAACAGCGGTTTACAGATCATTGCCTGTACAGAAAAAACAGAAAAGTCACTCTACGAAATCGATTTCTCAATCCCTACGGTTATCATTATGGGTTCTGAGGAAGATGGTATTTCCAAGGAATTCATCCAGCTTGCAGATTCAGGAGCAAGGATTCCTTTGAGCGGACAAGTAGAATCGCTGAATGTTTCTGTGGCTAGTTCGATTGTGTTGTATGAGGCTGTGAGGCAGCGGATTAAAATCTGA
- a CDS encoding GWxTD domain-containing protein has protein sequence MKQLPEAQVRPIQQSAPVNEELSLIAIQSKYLLKDTTQTRVYLYVDAFKGKNPISPAEFIRLYNLNYVIYSDYGTRDRLGYGNVKLDSSNVSQAGQKIVIAYDLKSPDKEYGVLLSEISQTGTLKKVLNDLTIRFKKQGVNETYGVYTASSSQPLQRHYINSNEPFTLKKATGGSEQLHVYYYNHDFEAAGSPMNIAPKNVSKSLEVDSSFLISSDQQITFTKEGLYNIFADTTQSEGLGVLVVNERFPKMTRPQNLLGPLLYMSTNNEINEIKKAEDYKKALDKYWLTLMNGNAPLAQQSIRSFYSRVEEANQLFTTYKEGWKTDKGMIYIVLGPPDKVQRSKDREVWTYDQRGNAQNVNFTFNRKNNQFVDDHYELVRYAEYQPIWYPVVEAWRNGSIR, from the coding sequence ATGAAGCAATTGCCGGAAGCTCAGGTTCGCCCAATACAGCAATCAGCGCCGGTTAACGAAGAACTTTCCCTGATTGCCATTCAAAGTAAATATTTGTTGAAAGACACCACGCAGACGAGAGTTTATCTGTACGTGGATGCTTTCAAAGGCAAAAACCCCATTTCACCAGCTGAATTTATCCGACTTTATAATCTTAACTACGTCATTTACTCGGACTACGGAACGCGCGATCGTCTGGGTTATGGCAATGTAAAACTAGATTCCTCGAATGTTTCCCAGGCCGGTCAGAAAATCGTGATTGCCTACGATCTCAAAAGCCCTGATAAAGAATATGGTGTCCTGCTGAGCGAAATAAGTCAGACGGGAACATTGAAGAAAGTGCTTAATGATCTCACGATCAGGTTTAAAAAGCAGGGTGTTAATGAAACATACGGCGTTTATACGGCAAGCAGCAGCCAGCCATTGCAGCGGCATTATATCAATTCCAATGAGCCATTTACATTAAAAAAGGCCACCGGTGGAAGCGAGCAGCTGCATGTATATTACTACAATCATGATTTTGAGGCAGCCGGTTCACCTATGAATATTGCTCCTAAAAATGTCAGCAAATCACTTGAAGTTGACAGCTCTTTCCTAATCAGTTCAGATCAGCAGATCACATTTACAAAAGAGGGCTTATATAACATTTTTGCAGACACAACACAGTCAGAAGGATTGGGCGTACTTGTCGTAAATGAGCGTTTTCCAAAGATGACGCGTCCGCAAAACCTGCTCGGGCCGCTGCTTTACATGAGCACCAACAATGAGATCAACGAGATTAAAAAAGCAGAAGATTACAAAAAAGCACTGGATAAATACTGGCTTACATTAATGAACGGAAATGCACCTTTGGCGCAGCAGTCCATTCGTTCATTTTATAGTCGGGTTGAGGAAGCAAACCAGCTCTTTACTACATACAAAGAAGGATGGAAGACCGATAAAGGCATGATTTACATCGTGTTAGGCCCACCAGACAAAGTTCAGCGCAGCAAGGATCGGGAAGTTTGGACTTACGACCAACGCGGCAATGCGCAGAATGTCAATTTTACATTTAATAGAAAAAACAATCAATTCGTGGATGATCATTATGAACTGGTTCGCTATGCCGAATACCAGCCCATTTGGTATCCAGTTGTAGAAGCATGGAGAAACGGCAGTATACGGTAA